From Candidatus Methanoplasma cognatum, one genomic window encodes:
- a CDS encoding bifunctional N(6)-L-threonylcarbamoyladenine synthase/serine/threonine protein kinase has translation MITLGIEGTAHTLGVGVVDSEKKVLSNVIDMFRPQEGGLHPREAANHHSDVVSAVITKAAEEAGVSLKEIDLISFSMGPGLGPCLRVAATAARSLSSRLGIPIMGVNHCIAHIEIGNATTGCGDPAMLYASGGNTQVIAYSDGRYRIFGETQDIGVGNMLDKLGRELGLGFYAGPVIEKLAKDGDRLLDLPYSVKGMDVAFSGIMTSALLMRKKGHSLEDIAYSVQETAFSMLTEVMERAMAHIGKDEVLLGGGVAQNLRLQDMIRIMAEDRGAEMFVPDRRLCIDNGAMIAWLGNIMYNSRIRMNIEDTAVRQRFRTDEVEAVWRMS, from the coding sequence ATGATTACGCTCGGCATCGAAGGAACGGCCCACACGCTCGGTGTAGGTGTGGTTGATTCTGAGAAGAAGGTCCTATCGAACGTGATAGACATGTTCAGGCCGCAGGAGGGCGGACTGCACCCGAGAGAGGCCGCCAACCACCATTCCGATGTTGTCTCCGCAGTTATAACAAAGGCCGCGGAAGAGGCGGGCGTATCGCTTAAAGAAATCGACTTGATATCGTTCTCCATGGGGCCGGGGCTCGGCCCCTGTCTGAGAGTCGCGGCGACGGCCGCCCGTTCATTATCTTCAAGGTTAGGGATACCCATAATGGGCGTGAACCACTGCATAGCGCACATCGAGATCGGGAATGCGACAACCGGCTGCGGCGACCCCGCGATGCTGTACGCTTCCGGGGGAAACACTCAGGTCATTGCTTATTCCGACGGAAGATACCGCATTTTCGGAGAGACCCAGGACATCGGCGTCGGGAACATGCTGGATAAATTGGGCCGCGAACTGGGCCTCGGATTCTACGCCGGACCCGTGATAGAGAAGCTCGCCAAGGATGGGGATAGGCTTCTGGATCTTCCGTACTCGGTCAAAGGGATGGATGTCGCGTTCTCCGGGATAATGACCTCCGCTCTTCTTATGAGGAAGAAAGGCCACAGTCTGGAAGACATAGCGTACTCTGTGCAGGAAACGGCCTTCTCGATGCTCACGGAGGTCATGGAAAGGGCGATGGCCCACATCGGTAAGGATGAGGTCCTCCTGGGCGGCGGAGTGGCGCAGAACCTCCGTCTGCAGGATATGATAAGGATCATGGCCGAGGACCGCGGGGCCGAGATGTTCGTTCCCGACAGAAGATTATGCATCGACAACGGCGCGATGATCGCCTGGCTTGGTAATATCATGTACAATTCCCGGATAAGGATGAACATCGAAGATACCGCCGTTAGGCAGAGATTCAGGACCGATGAGGTAGAGGCCGTATGGAGAATGTCCTGA
- a CDS encoding fibrillarin-like rRNA/tRNA 2'-O-methyltransferase, with amino-acid sequence MIPVGSTGGSVYSENNKLYTLSSNPEVRVYGEKLVKVSGQEYREWNPRKSKLAAYIKAGGEVFPIKSDSRILYLGASSGTTASHISDIAVDGKIYCVEFAPRMFRDLVNTCAARPNMIPILGDATDPEGYQFAVGLLDLVYADVAQKRQAEIIANNMDFFNADMGMVAIKARSEDVASEPSEVYKASENKLRERGFEILDSRDLEPYENAHSMMVIKRK; translated from the coding sequence ATGATCCCCGTAGGCAGCACAGGCGGTTCAGTATATTCCGAGAACAACAAACTCTATACGCTGTCGTCGAACCCCGAAGTAAGGGTGTACGGGGAGAAGCTTGTGAAGGTCTCCGGCCAGGAATACAGGGAATGGAATCCCAGAAAGAGCAAGCTCGCCGCTTACATCAAAGCTGGCGGCGAGGTCTTTCCGATAAAAAGCGACAGCAGGATCCTGTATCTGGGTGCTTCCAGCGGGACAACCGCGTCTCATATCTCGGACATCGCCGTGGACGGGAAGATCTACTGCGTGGAGTTCGCGCCGAGGATGTTCAGGGACCTTGTGAACACCTGCGCCGCCCGGCCGAACATGATACCTATCCTAGGGGACGCGACCGACCCGGAGGGGTATCAGTTCGCCGTCGGGCTGCTGGATCTCGTTTATGCTGACGTCGCGCAGAAACGGCAGGCGGAGATAATCGCGAACAACATGGACTTCTTCAATGCGGACATGGGAATGGTGGCTATCAAGGCCAGGTCGGAGGATGTCGCTTCGGAGCCTTCCGAGGTCTATAAAGCATCCGAGAACAAGCTGAGGGAAAGAGGGTTCGAGATACTGGATTCCAGGGACCTGGAGCCGTACGAGAACGCCCACAGCATGATGGTCATCAAGAGGAAGTGA
- a CDS encoding DHH family phosphoesterase gives MDDTVLPSKLLTTLSDAVGIVNGHDFIQVYSHYDADGISAASIIAKTLLRAGKAFRVTLLTSLNDQNMEMIRNTPSECIILTDLGASYVEQLDALSCDVVVLDHHAPEQQAKRICHANPHLYGIDGMTDGCGATMAFLFSITMNKKNWDLVQVAFAGIAGDKQHINGLKGLNVYLYEGGSEKGYIKTLDGSMIPSGQLTSELFLSTEPYLAGISGSAEGVAGLLDAAGIGREKFYKDLTEKERRKLSSLIALKLVEQVVSLQTMLEISRTRYQLKDWDTDAETLGSLLNGCGRMGLGGVGVSAGMGDPKSMSKAAELENTSKEQIMDAVLSLQRAGLNQMDNIQWFDSSASGFTGMICSIAMQFIGNPSKPTIGINRSEDMAKISSRATFDLLDKGVDLSTALKEACASVGGRGGGHRIASGGSCQKERCDEFLLNLDKIIGKQRGR, from the coding sequence ATGGACGATACCGTCCTACCTTCCAAACTTCTTACAACTTTATCCGATGCCGTAGGCATAGTCAACGGCCACGATTTCATTCAGGTCTACTCTCACTATGACGCCGACGGGATATCCGCGGCCTCAATAATAGCAAAGACCCTTCTGAGGGCCGGAAAGGCCTTCAGAGTGACCCTTCTGACAAGCCTGAACGATCAGAACATGGAGATGATAAGGAACACCCCCTCGGAGTGCATCATCCTCACGGACCTCGGCGCGTCGTACGTGGAGCAGCTGGACGCTTTGAGCTGCGATGTTGTAGTACTGGACCACCACGCTCCCGAACAGCAGGCAAAAAGAATATGCCACGCGAACCCGCACCTTTACGGTATCGACGGAATGACGGACGGCTGCGGAGCGACCATGGCCTTCCTGTTCTCGATAACCATGAACAAAAAGAATTGGGACCTGGTCCAGGTGGCGTTCGCCGGGATCGCCGGGGACAAACAGCACATCAACGGCCTGAAGGGGCTGAACGTCTACCTTTACGAAGGAGGATCGGAAAAGGGATATATCAAAACGCTGGACGGATCGATGATACCTTCCGGGCAGCTCACCTCCGAGCTCTTTCTTTCGACGGAACCGTACCTGGCGGGGATAAGCGGCAGCGCGGAGGGTGTCGCCGGTCTGCTTGATGCGGCCGGGATCGGGAGGGAGAAGTTCTACAAGGATCTGACAGAGAAGGAAAGAAGAAAACTGTCGTCCCTGATCGCTTTGAAACTTGTCGAACAGGTAGTCTCCCTGCAAACAATGCTTGAGATCTCCCGCACAAGATATCAGCTTAAGGATTGGGATACGGACGCTGAGACATTAGGGTCGCTTCTGAACGGATGCGGGCGCATGGGTCTCGGCGGCGTCGGGGTCTCCGCCGGCATGGGAGACCCGAAGAGCATGTCGAAGGCGGCTGAGCTTGAGAACACCTCAAAGGAACAGATAATGGATGCCGTGCTGTCGCTGCAGAGAGCCGGGCTCAATCAAATGGACAACATCCAATGGTTCGACAGTTCGGCCTCCGGATTCACCGGGATGATATGCAGCATCGCGATGCAGTTCATTGGAAATCCCTCGAAACCTACGATAGGGATCAACCGTTCCGAGGACATGGCGAAGATCTCGTCAAGAGCGACATTCGACCTTTTGGATAAGGGAGTGGATCTCTCGACGGCATTGAAAGAAGCCTGTGCGTCCGTTGGGGGAAGGGGCGGCGGACACCGGATAGCCAGCGGCGGTTCTTGTCAGAAGGAGAGATGCGACGAGTTCCTTCTGAATCTGGATAAGATCATAGGGAAACAGCGCGGCCGCTGA
- a CDS encoding 30S ribosomal protein S15: MARMHARRKGRSSSQRPMITENPEWVPLTATEIEDLIVQFTEQGMTSARIGLVLRDQYGIPSVRLATGKTVTEIMKEKGVMPNLPEDLSNLMRRAISLNVHVKNNRGDVSNLRGLHLIEAKIRRLERYYKRNGVLPANWKYSLANAEIMLK, from the coding sequence ATGGCAAGAATGCACGCAAGAAGAAAGGGCAGATCCAGTTCGCAACGCCCCATGATAACCGAGAACCCGGAGTGGGTACCTCTTACAGCCACCGAGATAGAGGACCTCATCGTACAGTTCACCGAGCAGGGAATGACCTCTGCTAGGATCGGGCTGGTACTCAGGGATCAGTACGGGATACCCAGTGTCAGATTGGCAACGGGGAAGACCGTCACCGAGATCATGAAGGAGAAGGGAGTAATGCCCAATCTTCCGGAAGACCTTTCAAATCTTATGAGAAGAGCGATCTCTCTTAACGTTCACGTCAAGAACAACAGAGGGGACGTCTCCAACCTGAGGGGACTGCACCTGATCGAAGCTAAGATCAGGAGGCTGGAACGCTACTACAAAAGGAACGGCGTTCTTCCCGCAAACTGGAAATACTCTCTCGCAAACGCAGAGATAATGCTCAAGTGA
- a CDS encoding ATP-binding protein encodes MKFYDRETELEILKETREMSKKGGTFTVITGRRRIGKTALILESEKGNSFLYFFAERKSEAMLCKELIRDTKKYLGIKISGDSFSDLFEELMEYGTKNNFTFVIDEFQELDRADKSITSSIQKHWDAYRSASMVNLIVSGSIYSMMVRIFDRYKEPLFGRATSKFNIRPFKPSVVKRILKDHNPEYSPDDLLFLYMVTGGVPMYIELLMDAGATSFDKMLERICRPNSLFLTEGRDLLISEFGKDYGTYYSILELIATGNNTLREINDAIGKESISYLDNLEKEYNLITRNKPIFSKENSRGIRWHISDNYMRFYFRFIGGNRSLIERGEYGLLKEMIESDYSQYSGFVLENYFKEKMSEEERLTSIGSYWDRKGQNEIDIIAVNDMNMKAVVAEVKRDPKKADVHKLREKSETVYGLKGFDVEFRILSLDDM; translated from the coding sequence ATGAAATTCTATGACAGAGAGACAGAGCTGGAGATCCTCAAAGAGACTCGCGAAATGTCAAAAAAAGGCGGCACTTTCACAGTGATAACAGGAAGAAGACGCATAGGCAAAACTGCGCTGATACTGGAGTCCGAAAAGGGAAACAGCTTCCTTTATTTCTTCGCAGAACGCAAAAGCGAAGCGATGCTCTGTAAAGAGCTGATCAGGGACACAAAAAAATACTTGGGTATAAAAATATCAGGCGACAGCTTCAGCGACCTTTTCGAAGAGCTGATGGAATACGGTACAAAGAACAACTTCACCTTCGTGATAGATGAATTCCAGGAATTAGACAGGGCCGATAAATCCATAACGAGCAGCATACAGAAACATTGGGATGCGTATAGATCCGCATCCATGGTGAATCTGATAGTCAGCGGATCCATATACTCGATGATGGTCAGGATCTTCGACAGATACAAAGAACCGCTTTTCGGCAGAGCCACTTCAAAGTTCAACATCCGTCCCTTCAAACCAAGCGTGGTGAAAAGAATACTCAAAGATCACAATCCCGAATATTCTCCGGATGATCTGCTCTTCCTCTACATGGTAACCGGGGGCGTCCCCATGTACATCGAACTGCTGATGGATGCTGGAGCGACCTCTTTTGATAAGATGCTGGAACGCATCTGCCGCCCGAATTCTCTGTTCTTAACCGAAGGGAGGGATCTTCTCATATCCGAGTTCGGAAAGGATTACGGAACATATTATTCGATCCTGGAATTGATCGCTACCGGAAATAATACCCTCCGAGAGATAAACGATGCGATAGGAAAGGAATCAATTTCATACCTGGATAACCTGGAGAAGGAGTATAATCTTATAACAAGGAACAAACCGATCTTTTCCAAAGAGAACAGCAGGGGTATCAGATGGCACATCTCGGACAACTACATGAGATTTTACTTCAGATTCATCGGCGGAAACCGGTCGCTCATAGAGAGGGGCGAATATGGTCTTTTGAAAGAGATGATAGAAAGCGATTATTCGCAATACAGCGGATTTGTGCTTGAGAATTACTTCAAAGAGAAGATGTCCGAGGAGGAAAGACTGACGAGCATAGGATCATATTGGGACAGGAAAGGGCAGAACGAGATCGACATCATTGCCGTGAACGATATGAACATGAAAGCTGTAGTGGCGGAAGTGAAACGCGATCCTAAAAAAGCAGATGTCCATAAACTCAGGGAAAAATCCGAAACAGTTTACGGGTTGAAAGGGTTCGACGTCGAATTCAGGATACTTTCCCTTGACGAC
- a CDS encoding NUDIX domain-containing protein has translation MATVYAVAFDDDRFLMVFNKKREGWEMPGGSINEGESAEEAAKREFLEEAGYDIRVLEIKDIGHCRVCACLLLDKVNGSPEMDSELFSEVPDRIAFERSEYDTVVPWARSVVRSLKK, from the coding sequence TTGGCCACCGTTTATGCCGTAGCCTTCGATGACGACCGTTTTCTTATGGTCTTCAACAAGAAACGCGAAGGGTGGGAGATGCCGGGAGGAAGCATCAATGAGGGAGAATCGGCGGAGGAAGCGGCAAAGAGGGAATTCCTGGAAGAGGCGGGATATGACATCAGGGTCCTGGAGATCAAAGACATCGGCCACTGCCGGGTCTGCGCCTGCCTTCTCCTCGATAAAGTGAACGGCTCGCCTGAGATGGACTCCGAACTTTTCTCGGAGGTCCCGGACAGGATCGCTTTCGAAAGGTCCGAGTACGATACGGTAGTACCATGGGCGCGTTCCGTCGTACGCTCCCTTAAAAAGTGA